In the genome of Acanthopagrus latus isolate v.2019 chromosome 4, fAcaLat1.1, whole genome shotgun sequence, the window CGCACTGAGGTCCTACATGCAGAGGTTCCTCAATcccctgatgctgtttgtgttcttgctccTAGCAACAACCTGACTGCGAGCAGGACCGTCGACGAGGCAGCCGTCGACTACGCCcgattcctcactgctgtgaggagccgctggTCGAAGGtaggcttttatttcatgtcttgcCTGTCCTGTATTCttagtagttaaacaacactagAAGTACATTGACTACTTTAATTGTGtgagctttcaaaaaatgtgtactaaatgtggtgtgtgtgtgtgtgtgtgtgattttgaatgaaattgTCATTGGTGTTCTCTAAAATTTTGACTACGCCcgattcctcactgctgtgaggagccgctggCCGGAggtaagcatttatttcatgtcttgctTGCCCTGTATTCttagtagttaaacaacactagtAGTACATTAACTACTTTAATAAGATTAATTGTAtgagctttcaaaaaatgtgcactaaatatggtgtgtgtgtgtgtgtgattttgaatgaaactgtcagttggtgttttctaaaattttgTTTCCTACAGGTCTTTGTGGTGGACTTCCCCCCCCACCTgaacgaggatgaggagcaccAGAGGGCCCTTCGCCACGCGTACCATCGCGTGACAGCTCGTATGggtaagtaacaaaaaaatatcttgtcaattaaaacaagtaaaagaaatgtacttaaaaatgtctgtgatgaacatagtcatacatgtgtgaatattgtaatgacttttttttatgtttttaggtttGAGGTACTTCTCTGCGGAGGAGTACTTCCCCCGTACGCGCTTGGATCTTTGGAGCAGAGACGGCGTAAGTAGAGTATCTGTGTGATAGAAAAGGTCTAATTTGCTATAATTTCTTGTGTGTCGATATGAAACAGTCGACACGAGCTACCTTTTGAagttaaactgtctgtaaatggaTTTGTATTGTCATGTCTGCAGGTTCACCTGAGCGACCGTGAGGGGATGGGGATCctcacccagctgctgtgggcctcCACGGAGCAGTTCCTcgagacaccaccaccacctccccctcccccggtGTCTCCTACTCCTTCACAGCCGCTTAGGAAGGTTTCTCCTAAGCTGGTTGTGAAGGGAGAGGTAcgtgctcctctgtctcctgacccctTCCAGTGGAAGGTCGTTGGTCAGAGCAGCAAGGTTAgtagggtttttcttttttatttattattatattatgtgtctttacatgtgtttgtgtacattttggttcacGGGTTCACAGTCATAACTAAAAAGCacctatttaatcaaatatgtgatGTGCTTTCCCAGCCGCAGGTTCCTGGTCCAGCCAgcgtggctcagcagcaggtgagttatttttctttcttttttttttgtttttttttcataacaagTTAACTGGTTagtatttaaactttgtgtatttgtacccgacaaatattcatttgtctttgtggtgttttgtcttccacaggagaaggagtccttccttccactgaacCCACGGTGGTTTAGTAGCACGACCCTTTGTGCTATGGAGGAAGTGTCTccttctcagctgtctgacgTGGTGGACGTCCCATCTCCTCCAGCGCGCAAGAAGGTAAATTGTGTGACATCGCTTCTCAGGTGTATTAAAAAATTCCCCTTGTTCCTTACAGTTACTggttctatgttttatttgacggtGCAGGTGGCCTCCCCAGCGACAGCCAGGCGTCATAGGACCACGGAGAGACGCCCCCCCTGCCACCAGTCTCCTGTGAACAACGTATGTTACACAACTGACGCACATAGTCAATGTTTACAGTTGAAACAGTGTCTTCATGGAGACATAACTACATTGTCCACTCTGTctgaagtttaacatatttgttctcatctgtcaacagcaggttggatcccctccagccAGGCTGTCACGGAGACTGGAGGATGACGGCCCCTCCAGCCCGGTTCCTATGTCCAGGACCACGGATGGAACACCCCCCCGCACCCAAACTTCAGTGACCAACGTATGTTACTCTCTGACACAAGACACAATCtcactcagaacacacagtgtgcTCACTGAGACGCGTtaagtttaacatatttgttctcatgtgtcagcagctggttggatcccctccagtcagGTTGTCCTGTAGTTTGGGTGATCCGGcgaccccctgctgttcaccGGTTGCGAAGGTAAAAATTATTCCTATTGAATAAAGTTCATAATGTCGTTAAAGTCTTCATCAAATTGTTATTACTTGTTCTCAGGTGGCCAGGATGAAGACCCCTTCACCGGTTGGACCAACCCAGACCATTAAAGCTGCCTGTCACTCTCCTCGCCCAGTTAAGGTATTTActccacaacagacacacagaacgTTTACTGTAAAATGCTGTAACTACATTAAACTGTTTCATTTAACATCTCTGCTACTATTATCTCTCGCTGCagttcacaaatgtcagtgagtaattgaaatacatttggaaaactTTTCTTGTATCAACTTGCTGCGTTGTGTTGCCTCATGTCTAGATATTAACTGGTGTTATTACTTATCACAGACCGTCGGGACACCAGTTCCCTCATCGTCCTGCTGGCCCTGGATTATCGATGACGGACTTGCCACCTCTCATTCCCCTTCTAAAGAGGTAaggacatttacatttgggTTTATTGTGGGCTTAAAGTGTTTGTTACAGGTAAAGTGTGGTTTACtttgaactgaaatgtaaaaggaaggaaggaaatgaaggagggaaTTAATTACtgtttatgaatgttttcatgtgtaaatggtGTGACACATGTACAAGGGATGTATTAGAGTTAAAGGTCCTTTAAAGCCTCCTTCAAACTTTGGTCAACATGACAAGGGGTGACAAAGGTTTATGATggtctcaaaacatttaaatttgaaatgtgGAATAATCTGTGTTTAGTAATGTGTTCAAGTCAAGTATGATTAGAGTAATAATCATTTGTATATATGTAAGATTATCTGTATGGTAAATAGATCAGGAAAAATTGGTGGAAATGATATTGTATAATCAGATAGttagtttaaagctgcagtaggtaaaatgtttttagtcacatttgctTAAACTGTCACCATGCTATGACTGTAGTATATGTAATGGTTAATTACTACAACTAATAATCTTAACTAGGCTTATGATTATGCTAATAAATcctttatgataatgataatttatgTTATATTTCAGGTGCCGCTTAGTGCTAGTATTAGGGCTAGTCATAGTCAGAGTGACATGAGGTACAGGAAGTTCTCCAGGAACCATCAGTGTACCTGCATGTCCCTGACTTTTCTGGCTTATCTGAAcgagggctgtcagtttaacactgctgcCCTTGATAGAGTGCTGGCAAAGGGAGATTCACTTTATGTAggtgtaaaacaacagctgatccgGGAAAAAAGATTCCGCAGTGACCATCCCGCTGTGGAAGAACTGCCCAAACAAGTCCTGACTGACACAGATATGTGTAATGTCCACATGCCTGAAATCAGGTGTGGACTTGTGAAAGCCAGTGGAAGCCAGGCTTGGTGtctgccccttgccacacaattagagtgtctgtcaggtgaTGTTAATCTGGCTTTAGTCATAGTAAGTCCAGAGTGTATTGCAGTTTTCCGTGACCGTTCGGGCAggtatggtgtgtttgattcacactCAAGAAATGTGATGGGCTTACCTCACCCCCACGGCACTGCAATTATGAAGACCTTCTCGGAGATCAGAGACTTGGCTGAACACCTGCACAGACTCTTTGCAAATCGCGACCATTCTGCCAGTTATGAGTTTGTGCCGGTGTCATTCGAAGCCATTGGTTCTAGAGAATGCCCTCAGGCATCTCTGGCACACAGTGTATCTGGGACAGctctcccaccagcagcagagcgtgtccttaagacggctcctgcaccaccacaAGCAGCAGAGCGTGTCCTTAGGACGGCTCCCGtgccaccaccagcagcagagcgtgtcCTTAGgacggctcctgcaccgccagcagcagagcatgtCCTTAGCccggctcctgcaccaccaccaccagcagcagagcatgtCCTTCGGACGGCTCCTGCGCCACCACAAGCAGCAGAGCGTGTCCTTAGcacggctcctgcaccaccaccaccaccagcagcagagcatgtCCTTAGGAtggctcctgcaccaccagcaaaagaacatttcacaaaattgCCGAAGCAACAGCGACGAAGAGCGATGCGGAAAGCCAGCAAAAACCAAAACGCATTACTGTctggtgaagaaaaaaggaaaaacaccaattatgaaaggaaaaagtacagcagctgtccagaatttaagaggaaaaaactccaagcacaaagaagaagatatgCCCAAGACGGTCTCCATCAGAAACAGCGATCCTTCAAATGTTACcatgaaaatgcaaaagttCAAGataagaagaaggaagaagtcGTCAGAAGATACAGGGAAGATGTTACTTTCAGGAGACGACAGAAGACTTTCAtcacaaagaaatacaaggaagatgccacgttccgcaccagacaaaagaaacacatgagcGATAGATACAAGTCGGATACAGTGTTTCGGAGCAGACACAAATTTGGCATGTCTCAGAGGTACAACACAGATCAAAGCTacaagcaaaagcaaaagcaaaatttCAATCAGAGATATCACAATGATCCGGAATTTAGACGTCGTTTTAACCAACGACGTAGccagcagagaggaaccaaactggccacaaatgctgcctttagcatattttacaagatgcagagagcgcttagaatcaggagaaaatacagacaaattgtgcCCCACCGCCCCCAGCCTCTGATTGATCCGGTGATGGAGGCAGCCATAGCCGCCTTTCGTGAGTCCATTGGACATGGacccacatacatttgtaccgtttgtaacagaaccatgtttcctaatcaggtcaaagaatgcaaaagacaaaaatattgtaaacacgCAAAAGTGGCAGCAGCAAGCTTGACAGGAaactatgttcacttttgtgacagtgactgctctACCCCTTGCTCTGTGCCACAAGAAAGACTGCATGAGTGGATATGCTACACCTGCGACAGCCACCTTAGCAGAGGATGCATACCACCCATGGCAGTCGTAAACAATTTGGAGTTGGCGCCCATCCCCCCAGAATTGGCTGCACTTAATGtgcttgagaggcagctgattgcaaaaatcttgccatttgcaaaaattgtcgctctgccaaaaggccaacagagagcagtcCACGGAGCTGTTGTGTGCGTTCCATCAGAGGTGGAAGCGACCGTCAACAGTCTCCCAAGGCCCAGAGCAGAAGCGCAGCTGCTtcaagtgaaattgaaaaggcACAAAGGTTACCAGCACTTTTACAACGTTAATATGAAGAATGTGCTAGCTGGCCTTGCGAAATtgaaagagacacattcagaataTAAAGACGTGTTTATCGATGAGACTGCAACTTTTGACTGTCTGCTCGAAGAAGAGGAGCTCAGACAAGAAGAGGAGCCCAGCATCCCAGAAGAAGATCGGGATGTCGATTTAGAGGAaatttttaaaagtcaaaacgAGCCGGGACAGTTagaggcagatgaggaagaacaggaggagctgagaccaggcctctccctggacacttgcATGCAGCCCCCCGACATTGCACAGGAAATCCTTTCATATGGCGATGGAGTATTTAGTGTTGCACCCGCGCAAGGCAACAAACCGGTTGGGTTTTTCACCATACCAAAGTTAGAGGCCATGGCTTTTCCTGTACAATTTCcgacaggagagaacacattAGATGAAGCTAGAACCGTCTCCCTGTCCCCGAGCCTCTACTTTAATTCTAGGCTCTTTGCTGCAGATACGCGTTTTGCAAGTGACCAGAGTTATCTTTTCTTTGCGCAGTTTGTTACAGAGACTCACCTCGCGACAAACAGTATGTCTATACAAATGCGCAAAGGAAAGTCGAAAACCAAAGACGGCAGAAGGATTAACAATGTCATGCTCCAGGACAAGGATGAGGTAGAACGGCTCATCATGAGCCAAGATGCAACCAGGTTCATGCAGCCTCTCAGAGGCACTCCAGCCTATTGGAATAAAACGCTTAAAGATGTGCACGCCATGGTTCGTCAAATtggaaaaccaacattttttgccacattttccGCTGCTGAGATGAGATGGCCTGAGTTCATAGAGGCCATCAAAGCTCAGCAAGGTGAACAGgggctgttttcagatttggattggaaatcaaaatgtgacattctgaGAAGTAACCCCATCACAGTAATGCgcatgtttgaaaagagagtAGAGGCTCTCATGACGaatctcatcctctctccttcacagcCGATTGGTGAAGtggaagattatttttatcgCGTTGAGTTCCAAGCCAGGGGAAGCCCGCACATCCACATGCTCATTTGGATAAAAGATTCACCTAAATTTGAAGAGGACCCCGATAGTCACGTCATGGAatttatagatagatacattAGTTGCAAAATGCCCGACCCTGACACAGATCCGGAACTCCACAAAATAGTGTCAGAGGTTCAggtgcacagcaggaaacattcaaagtCCTGTAAGAAGGGAAATGTAGCCTGCAGGTTTGGCTTTCCAAAACTACCGATggataaaacattcatcaccaGGCCACCCACTATTAATTGCTACCAAAAAGAGGATCAAGATGATGCAGACTTTGAAGCGCAaatagaggagcagaaaagggccctcgcagaaatgcaaaaattggCTAAACAAACGCTCCAACCAGTTAGAGATCTGCTTATGGATCCAGGCGCTTcgttcagcagtttgacagacttGCTTTGCCAGTGCAACTTAACTTACGAGCAATACTTTGCCGCCGCGCAGCGCCTGGCAAACACCCATGTCGTGATGCTGAGGCGCCATCCAAATGATTGTTGGGTTAATGCCTACAATCCTGATTTGCTTAGAGCGTGGAACGCAAACATGGACATCCAGTACGTCATAGACGATTACAGCtgcatcatgtacatgatgtcatatgtaGCGAAACCGGAGCACGAGATGACGGAATTCCTTAAGAACGTCATCAAGGATGTaaagacatctgatgttaacaagcgcgacgaaatgaaacaaattatgcaggcctactctaaacacagagaggttaGCGCTCAAGAGGCTGTAGCCCGTACCTGCAGCTTACGCCTCAAGAAGTGCTCCCGATCCGTGGTGTTTATTCAGACTGACGAGGAAggtctgaaaatgagtcaccctATGAGTAGACTGGAAAGAATGGAACCCGGATcagtggatgtatggatgtcGGGGTTGCCTGAAAAATACGTCAACAGACCTCTCACTCGAGAGTTTGAACGTATGTGCCTGGCCGAGTTCGCGTCAGACTACAGGGTAGTCTACGGCCGGCAAACGGAAAGCCCGAATGCCCTTCCATTGTTGAACGATGAAGGATTTATTCTAAAGAGAACCGTAGGAAAACCAGCAATCATTAGATTTACTcgcttctctgaggaaaaaactccagagaaATTTTATAGAAGATTGCTGAAACTTTATCTCCCACATCGATCCGACGCCGATCTGAGAGATGAAGCGTACCCCACTTATGAAGAGTTTTATAAGTGTAGCGACAAGTGGGGTATGAGAGTAGAGGAAATAGTGAGGCACAACAAAAAACGTTATGAGggccaaggaaaaaacatggaagctgcgtttcaacagcttcaggtGTGCGGTCCTCTCGTGAATGCTTGGAACTCTTTTGCGCCCGAAGTTGAAGTTGACCGGCTGGAGTGCCTGGCTGAATGTGAACCTCGCGATCAGGAGCAAAACGGTGAAGATGTCCCAGAATTCGGCACTAAGACGGATAAGGGGAGCTCTATGCCTAGAATAGATGCTCCAGAGTTGAGTCCAGACTTTGTTAGGAAAATGTACCAAAGTCTGAACGAAACTCAGGCTTCCGTTTTCTACACTGTTcgacagtggtgctttgaactAGTCTGGGGCCACAATCCAGAACCATTTTATTACTTCCTGTCGGGAGGGGCTGGATGTGGCAAATCGCATGTGATTAAGTGCATTCACCACGAGGCAACGAGAATTCTGCGCGAGCTCCCGAGATTTCGGGACCACGCAGACATGTCCCAACCCGCAGTGCTGCTGACCGCGTTCACAggtacagcagcatttaacataTCAGGCAACACGTTGCACTCCATTCTCAAATTACCAAGGTCCTTGAAGCCACCTTATCAAGGTCTTGGGAATGCACTCGACGAAGTCAGAGCAACACTGGCGAACGCTGAGATTCTCATCATCGATGAGGTATCCATGGTCTCTAAAGAGCTATTTGCCTACGTGCATTGGCGATTTCAGCAGATCAGGGGTAATCGGAAGCCATTTGGAGGCATGTCTGTCCTTGCTGTAGGTGACTTTTATCAGCTGCCGCCCCTTGGTAAAGccaagccactgtgtgtgtacgAGGAGACTGAGTTTGATCTCTGGAAGGATAACTTCAAAATGGTCATCCTGACAGAGATCATGCGACAGAAAGAAGATCGAGCTTTTGCTGAACTCTTGAACCGTCTCAGggtgaagcaaaaggaagattCTTTGTTAGATGAAGACAGGCTCTTGCTTACACAGGCAGTGGCTGATAATCAGCATTGCCCAGCCCTGAGTCTACACATCTAcgccacaaacaaagaagtagaCCGTCACAACGCCGACATCGTAACTGCTTCCTACAAGGATGCGATTGCCGTTGCAGCTCGTGATTTTCGTAAAGACCCCAGAACTGGCTGCATGACGTTTGTGTCTGGGGAAATTAAAGGACACAAGCGAGATTTGCCCGACAACATAATGGCTGCTCAAGGAGTACGCGTTATGTTGATCCGAAATTTAGATGTGGAAGACGGCCTTGTTAACGGTACATTTGGAACCGTTTCTAACATTGTAATTAGAGAACCGGAAGGCGTGAAGATGATTGGACTCCTGCTGGACAATcctacagcaggacagagatacCGCAAAAAAATCTTGGGTCCCTCAGATGACTCCGTGTACGTCGaaagatctgaggagaaccTAAGTAACAAGAAAGGGGTTGTTCGCCGGCAGTTCCCCATGAAATTAGCTTTTGCTTGTACGGCCCACAAAGTTCAAGGAATGACCATGCCGTCGGCGGTTGTGTGTCTGAAGCGTGTTTTTGAACCTGGTATGGCGTACGTTGCGCTCAGCCGCACAACCTCGCTTCAAGGTCTCACCATCCTTgactttgatgagaaaaaaatttatGCTGACCCCAAGATCAAGACAGCCCTGGAAAGTATGCCTCATGCATCTTTCCAGAGCTGTAGACCATTGTTAACGTTTTTGAAATCTATACAACAAACGCCAAAGGTTTTGACAATTGTCCACCACAACACGCAGGGTCTGCCATGTCACATGGTGGACCTGAAAGCACATCACGAGCTCCAACAAGCAGATGTGCTTTGccttacagagacacatttgtcagggtCCTCTGTAGCTGAAATTTTTCAATTGGAGGGGTACACCATGTTCACACGTAGCAGACAGCTGTcttacaacagctgtgtgaacatggccaaaaaagagggaggtggagttgCGATGTACTGTAGAGACACTGTGCAAGCAGAGCCTCGCAGGTACATGCAACAGGTAACTGATTTGGAGTTTGTTGTCCTTAAAATTGAGGCTCCAGTCAAAGTGCTAATAGCGACTGTGTACAAACCGCCAAGTTTTCAACTGGgaatctttctccaaaacttgaaaaacctcTTGGACTCATTGGACATGTTAAATCACCAGCCCATCATTGTTTGTGGCGATTTTAATGAGGACCAcctttcaaaaggaaaaaaaagtatcaaagatttgtttcagtccagagGTTACACTCAATTAGTAGCAAATTCGACAACCGAAAAGAACACACTGAttgatcacatttacatttcacatcctgATAAATGTCTTCAATCAGGTGTTCTCCAAACATATTACAGTTACCACAGTCCggtttattgtattttgactgAGTAAAGACTTATCTCCAGCTGTTACATCCAAGACCTGTTGTGCCATGTTTTTACAGCGTACCAGGAGCTGTGGTCCTCTCCGGGTGAGTATAGCATCCgagtgtttctgatttcagtTTGTGGTTGATCTCCCTGGTTAGTTAGGGAGTGTGCCAGCTGGGCAGAGCAATCTGTCCTTCCGTCGGTgtactatttgttattttgccttttttattttcgagGCAATCCTGGGTGGAGACATGTTTCTCTGGTGGGGGCGAGCATTTCAGGGCCTTGGTCATTTGGCTGAGGTTTActgaagttttgctttaaagaagccTCGAGCCCAGCACGTCTCAGAAGATAGTTAGGTTTAGTTTGGAGTTAGGCAGGTACCAGGGGGCTTGCTTCATTTGCACTCGGAGATTTGCTCACTAGTgattgatgtcatttatttcactatttggtcttgtttagtcttttagtgtgttttagtcttatgtaattgtttttcatatgtatgtGGTTGCAGTGGCATGTCTTGGCTGGAAATAGTTTAAttgtataatgtaaatgtgtatgtatgtatttgtttattttagaatggggtcagcaacttttttcatgttcttattaTCTCTTGAGATGATGAGAGCGACCGggccagtgtgttaaatgttttgtagttaataattttgtaaatgcctttaaacatttttttaatatatttatcatgtatt includes:
- the LOC119018761 gene encoding uncharacterized protein LOC119018761 isoform X5 is translated as MPRKSRRSVVLKQPWRKLNLEELRSSPTPPETVSPPAGEEPSRGSRTKRTRETHPPCSRAPVGNAVGSSPPAKPFWSPEDVQVRARRGTGYRHPVETWPTSKLTGRSHKLVIPPNSPGKQFVLIVGDSHLRAIVDRFAKMPEGKLSFGIMSTPGAHAAQVRTEVLHAEVPQSPDAVCVLAPSNNLTASRTVDEAAVDYARFLTAVRSRWSKVFVVDFPPHLNEDEEHQRALRHAYHRVTARMGLRYFSAEEYFPRTRLDLWSRDGVHLSDREGMGILTQLLWASTEQFLETPPPPPPPPVSPTPSQPLRKVSPKLVVKGEVRAPLSPDPFQWKVVGQSSKPQVPGPASVAQQQEKESFLPLNPRWFSSTTLCAMEEVSPSQLSDVVDVPSPPARKKVASPATARRHRTTERRPPCHQSPVNNQVGSPPARLSRRLEDDGPSSPVPMSRTTDGTPPRTQTSVTNQLVGSPPVRLSCSLGDPATPCCSPVAKVARMKTPSPVGPTQTIKAACHSPRPVKTVGTPVPSSSCWPWIIDDGLATSHSPSKELR
- the LOC119018761 gene encoding uncharacterized protein LOC119018761 isoform X4; the encoded protein is MPRKSRRSVVLKQPWRKLNLEELRSSPTPPETVSPPAGEEPSRGSRTKRTRETHPPCSRAPVGNAVGSSPPAKPFWSPEDVQVRARRGTGYRHPVETWPTSKLTGRSHKLVIPPNSPGKQFVLIVGDSHLRAIVDRFAKMPEGKLSFGIMSTPGAHAAQVRTEVLHAEVPQSPDAVCVLAPSNNLTASRTVDEAAVDYARFLTAVRSRWSKVFVVDFPPHLNEDEEHQRALRHAYHRVTARMGLRYFSAEEYFPRTRLDLWSRDGVHLSDREGMGILTQLLWASTEQFLETPPPPPPPPVSPTPSQPLRKVSPKLVVKGEVRAPLSPDPFQWKVVGQSSKPQVPGPASVAQQQEKESFLPLNPRWFSSTTLCAMEEVSPSQLSDVVDVPSPPARKKVASPATARRHRTTERRPPCHQSPVNNQVGSPPARLSRRLEDDGPSSPVPMSRTTDGTPPRTQTSVTNQLVGSPPVRLSCSLGDPATPCCSPVAKVARMKTPSPVGPTQTIKAACHSPRPVKTVGTPVPSSSCWPWIIDDGLATSHSPSKERTRSCGPLRLR
- the LOC119018761 gene encoding uncharacterized protein LOC119018761 isoform X2 — protein: MPRKSRRSVVLKQPWRKLNLEELRSSPTPPETVSPPAGEEPSRGSRTKRTRETHPPCSRAPVGNAVGSSPPAKPFWSPEDVQVRARRGTGYRHPVETWPTSKLTGRSHKLVIPPNSPGKQFVLIVGDSHLRAIVDRFAKMPEGKLSFGIMSTPGAHAAQVRTEVLHAEVPQSPDAVCVLAPSNNLTASRTVDEAAVDYARFLTAVRSRWSKVFVVDFPPHLNEDEEHQRALRHAYHRVTARMGLRYFSAEEYFPRTRLDLWSRDGVHLSDREGMGILTQLLWASTEQFLETPPPPPPPPVSPTPSQPLRKVSPKLVVKGEVRAPLSPDPFQWKVVGQSSKPQVPGPASVAQQQEKESFLPLNPRWFSSTTLCAMEEVSPSQLSDVVDVPSPPARKKVASPATARRHRTTERRPPCHQSPVNNQVGSPPARLSRRLEDDGPSSPVPMSRTTDGTPPRTQTSVTNQLVGSPPVRLSCSLGDPATPCCSPVAKVARMKTPSPVGPTQTIKAACHSPRPVKTVGTPVPSSSCWPWIIDDGLATSHSPSKEDDPVRRTLSPAKTTTQKKIREVIFH
- the LOC119018761 gene encoding uncharacterized protein LOC119018761 isoform X3 — protein: MPRKSRRSVVLKQPWRKLNLEELRSSPTPPETVSPPAGEEPSRGSRTKRTRETHPPCSRAPVGNAVGSSPPAKPFWSPEDVQVRARRGTGYRHPVETWPTSKLTGRSHKLVIPPNSPGKQFVLIVGDSHLRAIVDRFAKMPEGKLSFGIMSTPGAHAAQVRTEVLHAEVPQSPDAVCVLAPSNNLTASRTVDEAAVDYARFLTAVRSRWSKVFVVDFPPHLNEDEEHQRALRHAYHRVTARMGLRYFSAEEYFPRTRLDLWSRDGVHLSDREGMGILTQLLWASTEQFLETPPPPPPPPVSPTPSQPLRKVSPKLVVKGEVRAPLSPDPFQWKVVGQSSKPQVPGPASVAQQQEKESFLPLNPRWFSSTTLCAMEEVSPSQLSDVVDVPSPPARKKVASPATARRHRTTERRPPCHQSPVNNQVGSPPARLSRRLEDDGPSSPVPMSRTTDGTPPRTQTSVTNQLVGSPPVRLSCSLGDPATPCCSPVAKVARMKTPSPVGPTQTIKAACHSPRPVKTVGTPVPSSSCWPWIIDDGLATSHSPSKERTRSCGPLRVSIASECF
- the LOC119018761 gene encoding uncharacterized protein LOC119018761 isoform X6, with translation MPRKSRRSVVLKQPWRKLNLEELRSSPTPPETVSPPAGEEPSRGSRTKRTRETHPPCSRAPVGNAVGSSPPAKPFWSPEDVQVRARRGTGYRHPVETWPTSKLTGRSHKLVIPPNSPGKQFVLIVGDSHLRAIVDRFAKMPEGKLSFGIMSTPGAHAAQVRTEVLHAEVPQSPDAVCVLAPSNNLTASRTVDEAAVDYARFLTAVRSRWSKVFVVDFPPHLNEDEEHQRALRHAYHRVTARMGLRYFSAEEYFPRTRLDLWSRDGVHLSDREGMGILTQLLWASTEQFLETPPPPPPPPVSPTPSQPLRKVSPKLVVKGEVRAPLSPDPFQWKVVGQSSKPQVPGPASVAQQQEKESFLPLNPRWFSSTTLCAMEEVSPSQLSDVVDVPSPPARKKVASPATARRHRTTERRPPCHQSPVNNQVGSPPARLSRRLEDDGPSSPVPMSRTTDGTPPRTQTSVTNQLVGSPPVRLSCSLGDPATPCCSPVAKVARMKTPSPVGPTQTIKAACHSPRPVKTVGTPVPSSSCWPWIIDDGLATSHSPSKE
- the LOC119018761 gene encoding uncharacterized protein LOC119018761 isoform X1; the protein is MKNVLAGLAKLKETHSEYKDVFIDETATFDCLLEEEELRQEEEPSIPEEDRDVDLEEIFKSQNEPGQLEADEEEQEELRPGLSLDTCMQPPDIAQEILSYGDGVFSVAPAQGNKPVGFFTIPKLEAMAFPVQFPTGENTLDEARTVSLSPSLYFNSRLFAADTRFASDQSYLFFAQFVTETHLATNSMSIQMRKGKSKTKDGRRINNVMLQDKDEVERLIMSQDATRFMQPLRGTPAYWNKTLKDVHAMVRQIGKPTFFATFSAAEMRWPEFIEAIKAQQGEQGLFSDLDWKSKCDILRSNPITVMRMFEKRVEALMTNLILSPSQPIGEVEDYFYRVEFQARGSPHIHMLIWIKDSPKFEEDPDSHVMEFIDRYISCKMPDPDTDPELHKIVSEVQVHSRKHSKSCKKGNVACRFGFPKLPMDKTFITRPPTINCYQKEDQDDADFEAQIEEQKRALAEMQKLAKQTLQPVRDLLMDPGASFSSLTDLLCQCNLTYEQYFAAAQRLANTHVVMLRRHPNDCWVNAYNPDLLRAWNANMDIQYVIDDYSCIMYMMSYVAKPEHEMTEFLKNVIKDVKTSDVNKRDEMKQIMQAYSKHREVSAQEAVARTCSLRLKKCSRSVVFIQTDEEGLKMSHPMSRLERMEPGSVDVWMSGLPEKYVNRPLTREFERMCLAEFASDYRVVYGRQTESPNALPLLNDEGFILKRTVGKPAIIRFTRFSEEKTPEKFYRRLLKLYLPHRSDADLRDEAYPTYEEFYKCSDKWGMRVEEIVRHNKKRYEGQGKNMEAAFQQLQVCGPLVNAWNSFAPEVEVDRLECLAECEPRDQEQNGEDVPEFGTKTDKGSSMPRIDAPELSPDFVRKMYQSLNETQASVFYTVRQWCFELVWGHNPEPFYYFLSGGAGCGKSHVIKCIHHEATRILRELPRFRDHADMSQPAVLLTAFTGTAAFNISGNTLHSILKLPRSLKPPYQGLGNALDEVRATLANAEILIIDEVSMVSKELFAYVHWRFQQIRGNRKPFGGMSVLAVGDFYQLPPLGKAKPLCVYEETEFDLWKDNFKMVILTEIMRQKEDRAFAELLNRLRVKQKEDSLLDEDRLLLTQAVADNQHCPALSLHIYATNKEVDRHNADIVTASYKDAIAVAARDFRKDPRTGCMTFVSGEIKGHKRDLPDNIMAAQGVRVMLIRNLDVEDGLVNGTFGTVSNIVIREPEGVKMIGLLLDNPTAGQRYRKKILGPSDDSVYVERSEENLSNKKGVVRRQFPMKLAFACTAHKVQGMTMPSAVVCLKRVFEPGMAYVALSRTTSLQGLTILDFDEKKIYADPKIKTALESMPHASFQSCRPLLTFLKSIQQTPKVLTIVHHNTQGLPCHMVDLKAHHELQQADVLCLTETHLSGSSVAEIFQLEGYTMFTRSRQLSYNSCVNMAKKEGGGVAMYCRDTVQAEPRRYMQQVTDLEFVVLKIEAPVKVLIATVYKPPSFQLGIFLQNLKNLLDSLDMLNHQPIIVCGDFNEDHLSKGKKSIKDLFQSRGYTQLVANSTTEKNTLIDHIYISHPDKCLQSGVLQTYYSYHSPVYCILTE